One segment of Formicincola oecophyllae DNA contains the following:
- the gyrA gene encoding DNA gyrase subunit A, translating into MDAPPPAPPASGPGAGWSDIEPINISAEMRSSYLAYAMSVIVSRALPDVRDGLKPVHRRILYAMRESGFTADKPYRKAARAVGDVMGKYHPHGDSSIYDALVRMAQNWSMRVMLVDGQGNFGSIDGDSPAAMRYTEARLAKASSWLLDDIDRETVPFQPNYDESEMEPEVLPAAFPNLLVNGSAGIAVGMATNIPPHNPAEVIDATLALLEDPDITLEGLMEYLPAPDFPTGGLIMGRSGVKQAYETGRGSIPVRARAHIEEIRKDRQAIIITEVPYQVNKASLLEKIADLVRAKDIEGIADIRDESDRTGMRAVIELKRDATPDVVLNQLYRFTQMQTTFPVNMVALEEGRPRVMGLRDVLEAFLRFREEVILNRSRYELRRARERAHLLVGFVLAVANIDAVIALIRAEPDSASARAALMARDFPAADVEPLLALIHHEGNKVEGGRVRLTEAQARGILELRLQRLTGMERERIQSELAEVAERIKALLEVISSRPRRLEVLRDELHAVRAAMATPRLTEISASLGNETDESLIEPDQMVVTITRDGFIKRTSLATFRAQNRGGRGRTAAGRRGDDVVVRSFNAHTHQWVLFFTSGGKAYRMKVWHLPEAAPTSKGRALVNMLPDVGDDTITAVLPLPQDEGEWDDLHLVFATASGHVRRNRLADFSNIRANGLIAMKLEDGDHLIGVETCRVGQDVFLATRNARAIRFQITDQAVRVFAGRNGKGVRGIKLLDDDKVVSLCVLEHVEATPEERASYLRLANQLGINGRSTADNALAEESDDAGLDEGSAAEADGDDVLAAGLEGSPLDEERFEALRAAEQTLLTVTDAGFGRRASGYAYGLKNRAGKGLINMKFNSRRGREVVGTLKVESGADVMMVTDTGRLIRLPVDQVRVMSRTAGGVTLFRVEPDEHIISVFLVANDDDAEAALEEVDAEIIETVDATAFTDNENGQGEAEPS; encoded by the coding sequence ATGGACGCACCACCCCCCGCCCCGCCTGCAAGCGGCCCAGGCGCTGGTTGGAGCGACATTGAGCCCATTAACATCTCCGCAGAGATGCGCTCCTCCTACCTGGCCTATGCGATGTCTGTTATCGTATCGCGTGCCTTGCCTGATGTGCGCGATGGCCTCAAGCCTGTTCACCGGCGCATCCTCTACGCCATGCGCGAAAGTGGCTTTACAGCCGACAAGCCTTACCGAAAAGCGGCGCGCGCTGTGGGTGACGTGATGGGTAAATACCATCCCCACGGCGACAGCTCCATTTACGATGCCCTTGTCCGCATGGCGCAAAACTGGTCCATGCGCGTCATGCTGGTGGATGGTCAGGGCAATTTCGGTTCCATCGATGGCGACAGCCCAGCCGCCATGCGCTACACGGAAGCCCGCCTGGCCAAGGCTTCCTCCTGGCTGCTTGACGACATCGACCGCGAGACAGTCCCTTTCCAACCCAACTATGATGAAAGCGAGATGGAGCCTGAAGTGCTCCCAGCCGCTTTCCCCAACCTGCTGGTCAATGGCTCAGCAGGCATCGCTGTGGGCATGGCGACCAACATCCCTCCCCACAACCCCGCTGAGGTGATTGATGCCACGCTGGCCTTGTTGGAGGACCCCGACATCACCCTTGAAGGGCTGATGGAATATTTGCCAGCCCCTGACTTCCCCACAGGGGGTCTTATCATGGGGCGTTCTGGGGTTAAGCAGGCTTATGAAACGGGGCGTGGCTCCATCCCCGTTCGCGCGCGTGCCCATATTGAGGAGATCCGCAAGGACCGCCAGGCCATTATCATCACCGAAGTCCCCTACCAGGTGAACAAGGCCAGCTTGCTGGAGAAGATCGCTGACCTGGTGCGTGCCAAGGACATTGAGGGCATCGCCGACATCCGTGATGAAAGCGACCGCACAGGCATGCGCGCCGTCATTGAGCTTAAGCGTGACGCCACCCCTGATGTGGTTCTGAACCAGCTTTACCGCTTCACGCAGATGCAGACGACCTTCCCTGTTAACATGGTGGCGTTGGAGGAGGGGCGCCCCCGCGTCATGGGACTGCGTGACGTTCTGGAGGCCTTCTTGCGCTTCCGCGAGGAAGTCATCCTCAACCGTTCGCGCTACGAGCTGCGGCGCGCGCGTGAACGCGCCCACCTTTTGGTAGGCTTTGTCCTGGCAGTCGCGAACATTGACGCCGTCATCGCCCTCATCAGGGCAGAGCCTGACAGCGCCTCAGCGCGCGCCGCCCTCATGGCGCGCGACTTCCCGGCAGCTGACGTGGAGCCCCTGCTGGCCCTCATCCACCATGAAGGCAACAAGGTGGAGGGGGGGCGCGTCCGCCTGACGGAGGCGCAGGCACGTGGTATCCTGGAGCTGCGCCTACAGCGCCTCACTGGCATGGAGCGTGAGCGCATCCAAAGCGAGTTGGCAGAGGTGGCTGAGCGCATCAAGGCCTTGCTTGAGGTGATCTCCTCGCGTCCCAGGCGCCTTGAGGTCTTGCGTGACGAACTCCATGCCGTGCGCGCCGCCATGGCCACCCCCCGCCTGACGGAGATCTCAGCCAGCCTGGGCAATGAGACCGATGAAAGCCTGATTGAACCTGATCAGATGGTAGTGACCATCACCCGCGATGGCTTTATTAAGCGCACGTCCCTAGCCACCTTCAGGGCACAGAACAGGGGCGGGCGCGGGCGCACGGCGGCTGGCCGGCGTGGTGATGATGTCGTGGTGCGCAGCTTCAACGCCCATACCCACCAATGGGTGCTGTTCTTCACCTCTGGCGGCAAGGCCTACCGCATGAAGGTCTGGCACTTGCCAGAAGCGGCGCCCACCTCCAAGGGACGTGCCCTGGTCAACATGCTGCCTGATGTGGGTGATGATACCATCACGGCGGTGCTGCCCCTGCCACAGGATGAAGGTGAATGGGACGACCTCCACTTGGTGTTCGCCACGGCCAGCGGCCATGTGCGGCGCAACCGCCTGGCAGATTTCTCCAACATTCGCGCCAATGGTCTCATCGCCATGAAGCTGGAGGACGGTGACCACCTGATCGGCGTTGAAACATGCCGCGTGGGGCAGGACGTGTTCTTGGCCACCCGCAATGCCCGCGCCATTCGCTTCCAAATTACGGACCAGGCGGTGCGTGTGTTCGCTGGGCGCAATGGCAAAGGGGTGCGTGGTATTAAGCTCTTGGACGATGATAAGGTGGTGTCGCTGTGCGTACTTGAGCATGTGGAAGCCACCCCTGAGGAGCGTGCTTCCTATCTGCGCTTGGCTAACCAGCTTGGCATCAACGGGCGTAGCACAGCTGACAACGCCCTGGCTGAGGAGAGCGACGACGCAGGCCTTGATGAAGGCAGCGCCGCTGAAGCTGATGGCGATGACGTTCTGGCTGCTGGCTTGGAGGGTTCCCCCCTTGACGAGGAGCGTTTCGAGGCCCTGCGCGCTGCCGAGCAAACCCTGCTGACCGTGACGGACGCAGGCTTCGGGCGCCGTGCCTCAGGCTATGCCTATGGTTTGAAGAACCGCGCTGGCAAGGGGCTGATTAACATGAAGTTCAATTCCAGGCGCGGCCGTGAGGTCGTGGGCACGCTGAAGGTGGAAAGTGGGGCTGACGTCATGATGGTGACGGACACAGGGCGCCTCATCAGGTTGCCTGTGGACCAGGTGCGGGTGATGTCACGCACTGCTGGTGGTGTGACTTTGTTCCGGGTGGAGCCTGACGAACACATCATTAGCGTGTTCCTGGTGGCTAATGATGATGACGCTGAAGCGGCGCTTGAGGAAGTGGATGCCGAAATCATCGAGACCGTTGACGCGACTGCCTTCACTGATAAC
- a CDS encoding anthranilate synthase component I family protein has protein sequence MPPSPPPAPCGRPITAPQGKWREVPWPFEGSEVTVPLKAGQLWLDSAGPLTERARWSLYCPRPSSSFRWEWPGPRYLRTAPADARRRWMAEGLEALRTFKGARSAAVPAEVAQCGWGFGGGLVGMLSYEGALALQGVNSRHRLTPAPPLSALLVHDFYLFDRHARRAWQVGAPPPLEACRQPPLSPAPQPYWRSALDAPQWCARVERLRAHIAAGDVFQANYTMQWHAPFEARNLAALYQSQRTRVQAPFGAFYHLPSSPPTANSLNGAKGRGAEFALLASSVERFIALDRHGWLETRPIKGTAPRSAQVTTDAQLKAALAQDPKERAENLMITDLMRHDLGIVAEAGSVSVPELLQVESFERVHHLVSAVRARLKAGLDGFDILQMTTPPGSVTGAPKRRALEIIDALEPESRGAYCGTLFWMDSATGAMDSMVIIRSVAFTGRGEGKGQLSFGAGGGITWPSQAEHEWQEALLKAAPFTSASNAPS, from the coding sequence TTGCCCCCTTCCCCACCACCAGCGCCTTGTGGCCGTCCTATCACCGCCCCACAGGGGAAGTGGCGTGAAGTCCCTTGGCCTTTTGAAGGTTCAGAGGTCACTGTGCCCCTCAAGGCAGGTCAGCTGTGGCTGGACAGTGCAGGCCCCCTCACCGAACGCGCGCGCTGGTCACTTTACTGCCCGCGCCCTTCGTCCTCCTTCCGTTGGGAATGGCCAGGGCCACGTTACCTGCGCACTGCCCCAGCAGACGCTAGGCGGCGCTGGATGGCTGAAGGGCTTGAAGCTTTGCGGACCTTTAAAGGGGCACGGTCTGCAGCAGTGCCGGCGGAGGTCGCGCAGTGCGGATGGGGGTTTGGTGGTGGCTTGGTGGGTATGCTGAGCTATGAAGGTGCTTTGGCCCTTCAAGGGGTCAACAGCCGCCATCGTTTGACGCCAGCCCCACCCCTTTCAGCGTTATTGGTGCATGACTTCTACCTTTTCGACCGCCACGCCAGGCGTGCCTGGCAAGTGGGCGCTCCACCGCCACTGGAAGCTTGCAGGCAGCCACCCCTAAGCCCGGCACCACAGCCATACTGGCGCTCAGCCCTGGACGCCCCCCAATGGTGCGCGCGTGTGGAACGCCTGCGCGCTCACATCGCTGCCGGCGATGTTTTCCAAGCCAATTACACCATGCAATGGCATGCCCCTTTTGAAGCCAGAAACCTGGCGGCGCTTTACCAATCACAGCGAACACGCGTGCAAGCGCCCTTTGGGGCCTTCTACCATTTGCCCTCCAGCCCCCCAACCGCCAATAGCCTTAACGGCGCCAAGGGGCGTGGGGCGGAATTCGCCCTGCTCGCTTCCAGCGTGGAACGCTTCATTGCCCTTGACCGCCATGGCTGGCTGGAGACGCGCCCTATTAAAGGCACCGCTCCCCGCAGCGCCCAAGTGACCACTGACGCCCAGCTGAAAGCAGCTCTGGCCCAAGACCCAAAGGAACGCGCTGAAAACCTGATGATCACTGACCTAATGCGCCACGACCTGGGCATTGTGGCTGAAGCAGGGAGCGTCAGCGTACCAGAGCTTCTGCAGGTTGAAAGCTTTGAGAGGGTCCACCACCTGGTCTCTGCTGTGAGGGCGCGCTTGAAAGCGGGATTGGATGGGTTCGATATCCTGCAAATGACCACCCCACCAGGCTCAGTGACAGGTGCCCCTAAGCGCAGGGCCTTGGAAATCATTGACGCATTGGAGCCTGAAAGCCGTGGCGCCTATTGCGGCACCCTGTTTTGGATGGACAGCGCAACAGGCGCCATGGACAGTATGGTGATCATCCGCAGCGTTGCCTTCACAGGCCGGGGGGAGGGTAAGGGGCAGCTGAGCTTTGGTGCAGGCGGCGGCATCACCTGGCCTTCCCAAGCTGAGCATGAATGGCAGGAGGCGCTGCTCAAAGCTGCCCCCTTCACGAGTGCAAGCAACGCGCCATCATGA
- a CDS encoding aminotransferase class IV codes for MTSLKPASASVPAMAWFGDGLRPLNTLALNPADRGLLLGDGLFETVRVHQGHMDWAALHEERMRQGCGLLNMPALPAGRFMAALNATRAANQVLEGSLRLTWTRGPAARGLVPPSPERCQPTLLITASHSVGAPSAKPGLRAPATIMVARQRRDADSILAQVKSLSALPAVVARLEAHQAGCDDALMANHHGQLAEATAANLVALMGERLTTPPLHDGALPGTSRARLLQRGLVVEGSCTEATLAQARGLWLVNALGITPVRAWRDGQGRTHDLPLPGTITEKLRHFLYDRPKSLPNGAAGLPTPF; via the coding sequence ATGACCTCCCTCAAGCCTGCCTCTGCTTCTGTTCCTGCCATGGCGTGGTTTGGTGATGGTCTGCGCCCCCTTAACACGCTTGCCCTCAACCCTGCTGACAGGGGGCTGCTTTTAGGCGATGGGCTGTTTGAAACCGTACGCGTCCACCAAGGGCATATGGATTGGGCAGCGCTTCATGAAGAACGCATGCGCCAAGGCTGTGGGCTGCTGAACATGCCAGCTTTGCCTGCAGGGCGCTTTATGGCCGCCCTCAACGCCACAAGGGCAGCCAACCAAGTGCTAGAAGGCTCCCTCAGGCTGACATGGACACGTGGACCAGCTGCCCGTGGCCTGGTTCCGCCATCCCCTGAACGGTGCCAGCCAACCCTCCTTATCACAGCAAGCCATAGCGTGGGCGCACCGTCTGCCAAGCCTGGACTGCGCGCCCCCGCAACCATCATGGTGGCCAGGCAGCGCCGCGATGCGGATTCCATTCTGGCACAGGTCAAAAGCCTTTCTGCGTTGCCAGCGGTGGTGGCACGCCTGGAAGCCCACCAGGCAGGCTGTGACGATGCTTTGATGGCTAATCACCATGGCCAGCTAGCTGAAGCCACCGCAGCCAATTTGGTGGCATTGATGGGTGAACGCCTGACCACACCACCGCTGCATGATGGGGCGTTGCCAGGCACCAGCCGGGCCAGGCTTCTGCAAAGGGGACTCGTGGTTGAGGGAAGCTGCACCGAAGCCACGTTGGCCCAGGCGCGTGGCCTGTGGCTGGTCAATGCGCTTGGCATCACCCCTGTGCGTGCTTGGCGCGATGGGCAAGGGCGCACCCATGATTTGCCCCTTCCAGGTACCATCACTGAAAAACTGCGGCATTTTCTGTATGACCGCCCCAAGTCACTTCCCAACGGGGCTGCTGGATTGCCAACCCCGTTTTGA